From the Amycolatopsis thermoflava N1165 genome, one window contains:
- a CDS encoding purine-cytosine permease family protein, with the protein MATDTAVESRAGALETRGIEPVPEAERTGRPGQLFWVWFAANISILGLPLGATLVAIQGLTFWQAAIVAVIGSVGSFAIVGAVSIAGRRGGAPGLTLSRAVFGVHGNAGPTVVSLLSRLGWETVNTTTAAFALLSLCAIVFGTASDAKATPVLTIACIAVFVACTVVVSGLGHAVLVAVQRWATWIFGALNIVVAVNLVATIDWSAVGAAEPASVGAMIAGVGTIAAGTGIGWANASADMSRYQSPAVRNGSLVLSAAAGAGIPLVLLIGLGSLLSAGDPTLAQADDPVAAIRSMLPAWMAVPYLLAAFGGLLLSNHLSVYSAGLTTLTLGIRIKRVYAVVVDVIVTFAGAAYFMLVADNFYGPFIAFISLLAVPITAWVGVFGVDMLRRRHYDPAGLMDLRRTSVYWYRAGIEPRALLAWAAGIVTGYLFTTAGTGEDVWFTGPFANTWPGQNGLGWLITLVVAGGLYGLLGGARTASR; encoded by the coding sequence ATGGCGACTGACACCGCTGTCGAGTCCCGCGCGGGTGCATTGGAGACCCGCGGCATCGAACCGGTCCCCGAGGCCGAACGCACCGGCAGGCCCGGGCAGCTGTTCTGGGTGTGGTTCGCCGCGAACATCTCCATCCTCGGTCTGCCGCTCGGCGCGACGCTGGTCGCGATCCAGGGGCTGACGTTCTGGCAGGCCGCGATCGTCGCGGTGATCGGGTCGGTCGGGTCGTTCGCGATCGTCGGCGCGGTGTCGATCGCCGGGCGGCGCGGGGGAGCGCCAGGCCTGACGTTGTCCCGCGCGGTGTTCGGCGTGCACGGCAACGCCGGGCCGACCGTGGTGTCGCTGCTGTCGCGGCTGGGCTGGGAGACGGTCAACACCACGACCGCCGCGTTCGCCCTGTTGTCCCTGTGCGCCATCGTGTTCGGCACCGCGTCGGACGCGAAGGCCACGCCGGTGCTGACCATCGCCTGCATCGCGGTGTTCGTCGCGTGCACCGTGGTGGTGTCCGGGCTCGGGCACGCGGTGCTGGTCGCCGTGCAGCGCTGGGCGACGTGGATCTTCGGCGCGCTCAACATCGTGGTCGCGGTGAACCTGGTCGCGACCATCGACTGGAGCGCGGTCGGGGCCGCCGAGCCGGCGTCGGTGGGCGCGATGATCGCCGGGGTCGGGACGATCGCGGCCGGCACCGGCATCGGCTGGGCGAACGCCTCGGCCGACATGTCGCGCTACCAGTCGCCCGCGGTGCGCAACGGGTCGCTCGTGCTGTCCGCCGCGGCGGGCGCGGGGATCCCGCTGGTGCTCCTGATCGGCCTTGGCAGCCTGCTCTCCGCGGGCGACCCCACGCTCGCGCAGGCCGACGACCCGGTCGCCGCGATCCGGTCGATGCTGCCCGCGTGGATGGCGGTCCCGTACCTGCTGGCCGCGTTCGGCGGGCTCCTGCTGTCCAACCACCTGTCGGTGTACTCCGCGGGACTGACCACGCTGACCCTGGGCATCCGGATCAAGCGGGTGTACGCGGTGGTGGTCGACGTGATCGTCACCTTCGCCGGGGCCGCGTACTTCATGCTGGTCGCGGACAACTTCTACGGGCCGTTCATCGCGTTCATCAGCCTGCTCGCGGTGCCGATCACCGCGTGGGTCGGCGTGTTCGGCGTGGACATGCTGCGCCGCAGGCACTACGACCCGGCCGGGCTGATGGACCTGCGCCGCACCAGCGTGTACTGGTACCGGGCCGGCATCGAGCCGCGCGCGCTGCTGGCGTGGGCCGCGGGCATCGTCACCGGGTACCTGTTCACCACCGCGGGGACCGGCGAGGACGTGT
- a CDS encoding ADP-ribosylglycohydrolase family protein — MSARDRALGAFAGLALGDALGMPTQSMSRTEITRRYGRIDTLVDAVADQPIAPGMPAGSITDDTEQALLLARLLIDGDGRIDPLVFARALLDWEADMIRRGSADLLGPSTKRALDLLQSGADPAEAGRGGSTNGAAMRITPVAIATPPELDRLLDAVTEASLVTHNSSLGIAAAAAIAAAVSAGVDGASLPEALDHAEAAAAAGAGRGAWSAGGDIAARIRWARDWVSGMDTATLADAVYQVIGTSVAAQESVVAAIALAQALGDRPADALTLAAGLGGDTDTVAAMCGAILGAQHGFAGLPAGPVGTVLTVNRLDLGPVVDGLLEIRGRK, encoded by the coding sequence GTGAGCGCGCGGGACCGGGCGCTCGGCGCGTTCGCCGGGCTCGCCCTCGGCGACGCGCTGGGCATGCCGACGCAGTCGATGTCGCGAACCGAAATCACCCGCCGCTACGGGCGGATCGACACGCTCGTGGACGCCGTGGCGGACCAGCCGATCGCGCCCGGCATGCCGGCCGGGTCCATCACCGACGACACCGAACAGGCCCTGCTGCTGGCGCGGCTGCTCATCGACGGCGACGGCCGGATCGACCCGCTGGTGTTCGCCCGCGCGCTGCTCGACTGGGAAGCCGACATGATCCGGCGCGGCTCGGCCGACCTGCTCGGCCCGTCCACGAAACGCGCGCTGGACCTGCTCCAGTCGGGCGCCGACCCGGCCGAGGCCGGGCGCGGGGGCAGCACGAACGGCGCCGCCATGCGGATCACGCCGGTGGCGATCGCGACCCCGCCGGAGCTGGACCGCCTGCTGGACGCCGTGACCGAAGCCAGTCTGGTCACACACAACTCGAGCCTCGGCATCGCTGCGGCCGCGGCCATCGCGGCGGCCGTGTCCGCGGGAGTGGACGGCGCGTCCCTGCCCGAAGCGCTCGACCACGCCGAGGCGGCGGCTGCCGCCGGTGCCGGCCGCGGCGCCTGGAGCGCGGGCGGCGACATCGCGGCGCGCATCCGCTGGGCTCGCGACTGGGTGTCCGGAATGGACACCGCGACCCTCGCCGACGCCGTCTACCAGGTGATCGGCACCTCGGTCGCGGCGCAGGAATCGGTGGTCGCGGCGATCGCGCTGGCGCAGGCGCTCGGTGACCGGCCCGCCGACGCCCTCACCCTCGCCGCCGGACTGGGCGGCGACACCGACACCGTCGCCGCGATGTGCGGCGCGATCCTCGGCGCGCAGCACGGCTTCGCCGGACTGCCCGCCGGACCGGTCGGCACCGTTCTCACGGTCAACCGGCTGGACCTCGGCCCCGTCGTCGACGGGCTGCTGGAAATTCGTGGAAGGAAGTGA
- a CDS encoding GntR family transcriptional regulator, which translates to MDRTEQVGFSKRHRLVTDLAEQIRTGRLARGERLPGEHQLAQRYQVSRGTVRSALSELQRRELIATESGVGSFVTFDGVELDQAVGWATALARSGFEITTDLLAIEHVRDDALAERFGVESFVSIRRLRRDQAAGPVSLEVALVPGTGALAGLPERGLVRGSLTATLADAGLRAEGGEQWIGTEALTPETAALLERPPGTLFLRAVRTSTDAAGGLVEHVVSLLDPARFQFHLTFGRR; encoded by the coding sequence ATGGACAGGACTGAACAGGTCGGTTTTTCCAAGCGGCACCGCCTGGTCACCGATCTCGCCGAGCAGATCCGGACGGGCAGGCTGGCGCGCGGTGAGCGGTTGCCCGGGGAGCACCAGCTGGCGCAGCGGTACCAGGTCAGCCGGGGCACGGTCCGCAGCGCCCTGTCCGAACTGCAGCGGCGCGAGCTGATCGCGACGGAGAGCGGTGTCGGTTCGTTCGTCACCTTCGACGGCGTCGAGCTGGACCAGGCCGTCGGCTGGGCCACCGCGCTCGCCCGGTCCGGGTTCGAGATCACCACCGACCTGCTGGCGATCGAGCACGTCCGCGACGACGCCCTCGCCGAGCGCTTCGGGGTCGAGTCGTTCGTCTCGATCCGCCGGTTGCGTCGCGACCAGGCCGCCGGCCCGGTGTCGCTGGAAGTCGCGCTCGTCCCGGGCACCGGCGCGCTCGCCGGGCTGCCGGAGCGAGGCTTGGTGCGCGGCTCGCTGACCGCGACGCTCGCCGACGCCGGTCTGCGCGCCGAAGGTGGTGAGCAGTGGATCGGCACCGAGGCGCTGACCCCGGAGACCGCGGCGCTGCTGGAACGGCCGCCAGGCACGCTGTTCCTCCGCGCGGTCCGCACGAGCACCGACGCGGCGGGTGGTCTCGTCGAGCACGTCGTCAGCCTCCTGGACCCGGCGCGGTTCCAGTTCCACCTCACGTTCGGCCGCCGGTGA
- a CDS encoding SGNH/GDSL hydrolase family protein: MRRSMFVLLVAACTLLASTLTASAQPRYRHYVALGDSYTAGPLIPLQRVDPVGCLRSTGNYPSLLAIALRVGAFTDVSCSGADTHDMVAPQDVVLGPNPPQLDALRPDTDLVTLGIGGNDYGVFGTIIGTCPGLRASDPTGNPCERHFTVDGVDTIKARLPQTQANVTAVLGEIHDRAPEAEVLVIGYPRIAPPSGTCPDVLPFADGDYPWLNSVEEELNAALEKAVADDGDASYVDTFGPSLGHDACAPPGQAWINGKDLKPWAANYHPFFTGMQGVAAVTYAQLRD, from the coding sequence ATGCGCCGCAGCATGTTCGTCCTCCTGGTCGCCGCCTGCACGTTGCTCGCCTCGACGCTCACCGCGTCCGCGCAACCCCGCTACCGGCACTACGTCGCGCTCGGCGACTCCTACACGGCGGGCCCACTGATCCCGCTGCAGCGCGTGGACCCCGTCGGCTGCCTCCGCTCGACCGGGAACTACCCGTCGCTGCTGGCGATCGCCTTGCGGGTCGGCGCGTTCACCGACGTCTCGTGCAGCGGCGCGGACACCCACGACATGGTCGCCCCGCAGGACGTGGTCCTCGGCCCGAACCCACCGCAACTGGACGCCCTGCGCCCGGACACCGACCTGGTCACGCTCGGCATCGGCGGCAACGACTACGGCGTTTTCGGCACGATCATCGGCACCTGCCCGGGCCTGCGCGCCTCCGATCCCACCGGCAACCCCTGCGAGCGCCACTTCACCGTCGACGGCGTCGACACCATCAAGGCCCGGCTGCCGCAGACGCAGGCGAACGTCACCGCCGTGCTCGGCGAGATTCACGACCGCGCGCCGGAGGCCGAGGTGCTGGTGATCGGCTACCCGCGCATCGCGCCGCCGTCGGGCACCTGCCCGGACGTGCTGCCCTTCGCCGACGGCGACTACCCGTGGCTCAACAGCGTGGAGGAAGAACTCAACGCGGCGTTGGAAAAGGCGGTCGCGGACGACGGCGACGCGTCCTATGTGGACACTTTCGGGCCGTCACTGGGCCACGACGCGTGCGCCCCGCCGGGGCAGGCGTGGATCAACGGCAAGGACCTCAAGCCGTGGGCCGCGAACTACCACCCGTTCTTCACCGGGATGCAGGGCGTCGCCGCGGTGACGTACGCGCAACTACGCGATTGA
- a CDS encoding ATP-binding protein, with protein sequence MDRTPRPSGCTETSLHCRWPASPRDITALRYELVRWAQDLDLPGHLAHAIGLAGYEALTNSVTHAYPEGTDGPVELHASRDHDLIAVTVIDRGRWKTPPPGRSMSDGRGLRLIRGLAGHVEVMATDEGTTVSMTWQLPNHLGFERSIA encoded by the coding sequence ATGGACAGGACTCCCAGGCCGTCGGGGTGCACCGAGACCAGCCTGCACTGCCGCTGGCCCGCTTCGCCCCGTGACATCACGGCGCTGCGGTACGAGCTCGTGCGCTGGGCGCAGGACCTCGACCTCCCGGGTCACCTCGCGCACGCGATCGGTCTCGCCGGCTACGAGGCGCTGACGAACTCGGTGACCCACGCCTACCCGGAGGGCACGGACGGCCCGGTCGAACTGCACGCGAGCCGGGACCACGACCTGATCGCCGTCACCGTCATCGACCGCGGCCGCTGGAAGACACCGCCGCCGGGGCGCTCGATGTCCGACGGCCGCGGGCTCCGGCTCATCCGCGGGCTCGCCGGGCACGTCGAGGTCATGGCGACCGACGAGGGCACCACGGTGTCGATGACCTGGCAGCTGCCGAACCACCTCGGGTTCGAGCGGTCAATCGCGTAG
- a CDS encoding DinB family protein yields MTRGDLGPPSLNADEKTTLVTFLDYLRESIIAKADGLPDEAARTAGVPSGTSLLRLVKHLIAVEHNWFVWAYAGEEVELWDDEAFPGPADTAETLFAEYRAMVERCDAIIAACPDLDRPGARSLRKTEPPSMRWLLVHMIEETARHAGHADILREQADGSVGR; encoded by the coding sequence ATGACCAGGGGTGATCTGGGGCCGCCCAGCCTGAACGCGGACGAGAAGACGACGCTCGTGACCTTCCTCGATTACCTGCGGGAATCGATCATCGCGAAGGCAGACGGCTTGCCGGACGAGGCAGCGCGCACCGCCGGGGTCCCGTCCGGCACGAGCCTGCTGCGGCTCGTGAAGCACCTGATCGCGGTCGAGCACAACTGGTTCGTGTGGGCCTACGCGGGCGAAGAGGTCGAGCTGTGGGACGACGAAGCGTTCCCCGGGCCCGCGGACACGGCCGAAACGCTGTTCGCCGAGTACCGCGCGATGGTCGAACGCTGCGACGCGATCATCGCCGCCTGCCCGGATCTGGACCGCCCGGGCGCCCGATCGCTGCGGAAGACCGAGCCGCCGTCGATGCGCTGGCTGCTCGTGCACATGATCGAGGAGACCGCGCGGCACGCCGGGCACGCCGACATCCTGCGCGAACAGGCCGACGGCTCCGTCGGCCGGTGA